One Micromonospora sp. FIMYZ51 genomic window carries:
- a CDS encoding S1 family peptidase: MDRRRLTAIGVVVAAVGAAAAVTLPSFAGDGGAPSTAPTSQAVAGVDPEVVEAMRRDLGLNQSQVAARLKTERWATGVVDQLRTELGAAYGGSWLSADGSQLNVAVADQAQARRVQAAGAVPKVVERGVGQLDALKTRMDRTAAAARQVSGWYVDVASNTVVVLAQPGAEEAGWRFVARAGVPRQAVRMATEEQPRLFADLRGGEAFLNGPGRCSVGFAVVGGFVTAGHCGQVGDPVRNFDGSSLGAFRASSFPGDDWAFVQISGNNTVLPEVTDFRGGVARVAGSQEVPAGASICRSGSTTGVRCGTVQARNATVRYPEGLVGGLVRTNVCAEPGDSGGSWISGNQAQGVTSGGSGDCRVGGTTFYQPVNEILQRNNLTLITTQNFRALGGRR, from the coding sequence ATGGACCGGAGACGATTGACAGCCATCGGTGTCGTGGTGGCGGCGGTGGGCGCGGCGGCGGCGGTGACCCTACCGTCGTTCGCCGGCGACGGCGGCGCGCCGAGCACCGCGCCGACCAGTCAGGCGGTGGCGGGAGTCGACCCGGAGGTGGTCGAGGCGATGCGCCGCGACCTGGGGCTGAACCAGTCGCAGGTGGCCGCTCGGCTGAAGACCGAACGCTGGGCGACCGGCGTGGTCGACCAGCTCCGGACGGAACTCGGCGCGGCCTACGGCGGCAGCTGGCTCAGCGCCGACGGCAGCCAGCTCAACGTGGCCGTCGCCGACCAGGCGCAGGCGCGGCGGGTCCAGGCCGCCGGTGCGGTGCCGAAGGTGGTCGAGCGCGGGGTCGGTCAGCTCGACGCGCTCAAGACCCGGATGGACCGTACGGCCGCCGCCGCCCGACAGGTCTCCGGCTGGTACGTCGACGTGGCGTCGAACACCGTCGTGGTGCTCGCCCAGCCGGGCGCGGAAGAGGCCGGCTGGCGCTTCGTGGCCCGCGCCGGGGTGCCCCGCCAGGCGGTCCGGATGGCCACCGAGGAGCAGCCCCGCCTCTTCGCCGACCTGCGTGGTGGCGAGGCGTTCCTGAACGGCCCCGGACGCTGTTCGGTCGGTTTCGCGGTGGTCGGCGGCTTCGTCACGGCCGGGCACTGTGGTCAGGTCGGTGATCCGGTGCGCAACTTCGACGGTTCCTCGCTGGGTGCCTTCCGGGCCTCCTCCTTCCCCGGCGACGACTGGGCCTTCGTCCAGATCAGCGGCAACAACACGGTGCTGCCCGAGGTGACCGACTTCCGCGGCGGCGTCGCCCGGGTCGCCGGCTCGCAGGAGGTGCCGGCCGGCGCGTCGATCTGCCGTTCCGGCTCCACCACCGGGGTGCGCTGCGGCACCGTCCAGGCGCGCAACGCCACCGTGCGCTACCCGGAGGGGCTGGTCGGCGGGCTGGTCCGGACCAACGTCTGCGCCGAACCGGGCGACTCGGGCGGCTCGTGGATCTCAGGCAACCAGGCCCAGGGCGTCACCTCCGGCGGCTCGGGTGACTGCCGGGTCGGCGGCACCACGTTCTACCAGCCGGTCAACGAGATCCTCCAGCGCAACAACCTGACCCTGATCACCACTCAGAACTTCCGCGCGCTTGGCGGCCGGCGCTGA
- a CDS encoding YbjN domain-containing protein has translation MPDGEARVAALERVAALAEAGGDRRSALDAWSELVEMHLRGGERWRLFEPVRRCLDAAERPVAPAGEPDQVTLRRYRRYAVEALLGTPRIGLDQARSLLDGLTGGACGDEALSAQLHCRIADHVGDEPAARRWLDRWRAAAGDPAAGCPDCLPVRQAELLAGWGDQAEALATVESVLDGSAHRSAQPSVHCTAQPEAALVGALLPWLRTGQARRAAGAHVRAYRRHRVAPDGFGYLATHLRFCALGGYLDRGLEILVEQLPRLDEPHDDLSVMEIAAAGALVCTLAAQESGQRTVRRPAYRGRPAAEVTVAALGAELLAVATGLAGSFDARNGTGHQSGRMGAWLAERPLVGPMSLAEPASLAEPVPLPADEPDDDPGEPDEPVAGDGSDEGPRADELAALTVRMITAALDRRGDGYALDAAGTVLARWGDAMIQFRRAGERGEILHARVVADRRLPADRRAEAYAFCNGWNRDRLLPKAYVHDPGDGALVLAGEVTTDLAYGVAPAQVNVLVDAAVRTGVAYAQAVAALP, from the coding sequence CTGCCCGACGGCGAGGCGCGCGTCGCAGCTCTGGAACGGGTCGCCGCCCTCGCCGAGGCGGGCGGCGACCGGCGGTCCGCGCTCGACGCCTGGTCCGAGCTGGTCGAGATGCACCTGCGCGGGGGCGAACGGTGGCGGCTCTTCGAGCCTGTCCGTCGCTGCCTGGACGCGGCCGAGCGGCCCGTCGCGCCGGCGGGTGAGCCTGACCAGGTGACGTTGCGCCGCTACCGGCGGTACGCCGTCGAGGCGCTGCTCGGCACCCCACGCATCGGCCTCGACCAGGCTCGTAGCCTGCTGGACGGGCTCACCGGCGGGGCCTGCGGCGACGAGGCGCTCAGCGCCCAGCTGCACTGCCGGATCGCCGACCACGTCGGCGACGAACCCGCCGCCCGGCGTTGGCTGGACCGGTGGCGGGCCGCTGCCGGTGACCCGGCCGCCGGCTGTCCGGACTGCCTACCGGTGCGGCAGGCCGAGTTGCTCGCCGGCTGGGGCGACCAGGCCGAGGCGCTGGCCACCGTGGAGTCCGTGCTCGACGGCTCGGCCCACCGCAGCGCCCAGCCGTCGGTCCACTGCACCGCGCAGCCCGAGGCGGCCCTGGTCGGGGCGCTGTTGCCCTGGCTGCGGACGGGGCAGGCCCGGCGGGCCGCCGGGGCGCACGTGCGGGCGTACCGCCGGCACCGGGTGGCACCGGACGGCTTCGGGTACCTCGCCACGCACCTGCGCTTCTGCGCGCTCGGCGGGTACCTCGACCGGGGTCTGGAGATCCTCGTCGAGCAGCTGCCCCGGCTCGACGAGCCACACGACGACCTGTCCGTGATGGAGATTGCCGCCGCGGGCGCGCTGGTCTGCACGCTGGCCGCGCAGGAGTCAGGTCAGCGGACGGTACGCCGACCGGCGTACCGTGGGCGGCCGGCCGCCGAGGTCACGGTGGCGGCGCTCGGCGCCGAACTGCTCGCCGTCGCCACCGGGCTGGCCGGCAGCTTCGACGCCCGCAACGGCACCGGGCACCAGTCCGGCCGGATGGGCGCCTGGTTGGCCGAGCGTCCGCTGGTCGGGCCGATGTCGCTGGCCGAGCCGGCATCGCTGGCCGAGCCGGTACCGCTGCCCGCCGACGAGCCGGACGACGATCCGGGCGAGCCCGACGAGCCGGTGGCCGGTGACGGATCGGACGAGGGACCGCGCGCGGACGAACTGGCGGCGTTGACGGTACGGATGATCACGGCCGCGCTGGATCGGCGCGGCGACGGATATGCCCTGGATGCCGCCGGCACCGTGCTGGCCCGGTGGGGCGACGCGATGATCCAGTTCCGGCGGGCCGGCGAACGCGGCGAGATCCTGCACGCCCGGGTGGTCGCCGATCGTCGACTACCGGCGGACCGGCGGGCCGAGGCGTACGCGTTCTGCAACGGTTGGAACCGCGACCGGTTGCTGCCCAAGGCGTACGTGCACGATCCCGGTGACGGTGCACTCGTGCTGGCCGGCGAGGTCACCACCGACCTGGCGTACGGAGTGGCCCCGGCCCAGGTCAACGTGCTTGTGGACGCGGCGGTACGCACCGGCGTCGCGTACGCGCAGGCGGTCGCCGCCCTGCCCTGA
- a CDS encoding YbjN domain-containing protein, translating into MASPEFEDDPDPALAGHPSTLRPLTHDLLAAVLAQRGHPVTTDAGGDLVGRWAGGHIWFLRSGSAGELLQVRTVAADTFPVDLVPLLHEFCNTWNRDRFWPKAFVHVDDAGRARICGEVITDLERGVTPHQLDRLLDRGITTGCRLAAEVGRLAGARP; encoded by the coding sequence ATGGCGTCGCCGGAGTTCGAGGACGATCCGGACCCTGCACTGGCCGGGCATCCCTCGACGCTGCGGCCGTTGACGCACGACCTGCTCGCCGCGGTACTGGCGCAGCGGGGGCATCCGGTCACCACCGACGCCGGTGGTGACCTGGTCGGACGCTGGGCCGGTGGCCACATCTGGTTCCTGCGCTCGGGCAGCGCCGGGGAACTGCTCCAGGTGCGTACGGTGGCCGCCGACACCTTCCCGGTCGATCTGGTGCCGCTGCTGCACGAGTTCTGCAACACCTGGAACCGGGACCGGTTCTGGCCCAAGGCGTTCGTGCACGTCGACGACGCCGGCCGGGCCCGGATCTGCGGCGAGGTCATCACCGACCTGGAACGGGGGGTCACACCACACCAGCTGGACCGGTTGCTCGACCGGGGCATCACGACCGGCTGCCGGTTGGCCGCCGAGGTCGGCCGGCTCGCGGGAGCACGTCCGTGA